One genomic region from Bacillus aquiflavi encodes:
- a CDS encoding DegV family protein, producing the protein MNKMIIVTDSTADLSDELIEKYNIKVVPLSIHIEGKTFLDRIELSPSEFIKKKKASRELPKSSQPSTGAFLEVYNKYGQEGYEIISIHMTGNMSGTVRSAESAAKMTKAKVTVIDSRFISKGLAFQVVEAARMAKDGKQTEEIIERLKEVRKQTRLFVVVDTLENLVKGGRIGKGKALIGSLLNIKPIASLEGGEYTPIAKVRSRSQVVKYLAKQFAQDVKGKTIRSVGIAHAEGYELAVNIKNAILELTGFKDVDIVETTPIISTHTGVGAIGFMYYFE; encoded by the coding sequence ATGAATAAAATGATAATTGTGACTGATTCGACTGCAGATCTTTCTGATGAGTTAATTGAAAAGTATAATATTAAGGTTGTACCGTTATCGATTCATATTGAAGGCAAGACATTTTTAGATAGAATAGAACTTAGTCCGAGTGAGTTTATAAAAAAAAAGAAAGCATCTCGTGAGCTTCCAAAAAGCTCGCAACCTTCGACAGGTGCTTTTTTAGAAGTTTATAATAAATATGGACAAGAAGGATATGAGATTATTTCGATTCATATGACAGGAAATATGAGTGGGACTGTTCGTTCTGCAGAAAGTGCAGCTAAAATGACAAAAGCGAAAGTGACAGTTATTGATTCACGGTTTATTTCCAAGGGATTAGCGTTTCAAGTAGTAGAAGCTGCCCGAATGGCTAAGGATGGAAAACAGACGGAAGAAATTATTGAGCGTTTAAAGGAAGTTCGAAAGCAAACGAGATTATTTGTTGTGGTTGATACGCTGGAAAACTTAGTAAAGGGCGGGCGAATTGGTAAAGGAAAAGCACTTATCGGCTCATTATTGAATATAAAGCCCATTGCTTCGTTAGAGGGAGGAGAGTACACCCCGATTGCAAAAGTAAGAAGCCGGTCTCAAGTTGTTAAATATTTAGCTAAGCAATTTGCACAAGATGTAAAAGGCAAAACAATTAGAAGTGTAGGAATTGCGCATGCAGAAGGATACGAACTTGCGGTCAATATAAAAAATGCAATCTTAGAGTTAACTGGTTTTAAAGATGTCGATATTGTTGAAACGACGCCGATTATTAGTACTCATACAGGAGTTGGGGCAATCGGATTTATGTATTACTTTGAATAA
- a CDS encoding twin-arginine translocase TatA/TatE family subunit, protein MFSNIGVSGLILILVFALIIFGPKKLPEIGRAFGQTLREFKNSTRDLTSDIIEDSEEEKQKPAK, encoded by the coding sequence ATGTTCTCAAACATCGGTGTGTCAGGTCTAATCTTAATTTTAGTATTTGCGCTTATTATTTTTGGGCCGAAAAAACTTCCAGAAATCGGTCGCGCCTTTGGACAAACACTTCGTGAGTTCAAAAATTCAACTCGTGATTTAACAAGTGACATCATCGAAGATTCTGAAGAAGAAAAGCAAAAACCGGCTAAATAA
- the ilvA gene encoding threonine ammonia-lyase IlvA, translated as MVQKVMNQKGVNVEDILIAYQHLKDVVAHTPLQKNERLSEKYESNIYLKREDLQHVRSFKLRGAYYLMQSLHADELKNGVVCASAGNHAQGVAYACRHLGVNGKIFLPTTTPRQKVNQVEMFGRDFVEIILTGDTFDDAYNEAVTCMKQESRRFIHPFDDKKVIAGQGTVAVELLNDCEEKVDYVFASIGGGGLMAGLSTYIKSVSQDTKMIGVEPTGAPAMEKSLFNNEVTILNDIDKFVDGAAVKGVGEMTFDICKQNVDDIVLVPEGKVCTTILDLYNEHAIVVEPAGALPIAALDQYKEQIKGKTVVCIISGGNNDIGRMQEIKERSLLYEGLLYYFIVNFPQRAGALREFLDEVLGPTDDISRFEYTKKNNKEDGPALVGIELKKKEDYEALILRMKKKGFPFTEVNKDSNLFHLLV; from the coding sequence ATGGTACAGAAGGTAATGAATCAGAAAGGAGTAAATGTAGAGGACATACTGATCGCCTATCAGCATTTAAAAGATGTTGTAGCTCATACACCGCTACAAAAAAATGAGCGCTTATCAGAAAAATATGAAAGTAATATTTATTTAAAACGCGAAGATTTACAGCATGTCCGCTCGTTCAAACTTCGGGGAGCATATTATTTAATGCAATCTCTTCATGCTGATGAACTAAAGAATGGAGTCGTATGCGCAAGTGCCGGAAATCATGCTCAAGGAGTAGCGTATGCTTGCCGGCATCTCGGAGTAAACGGAAAAATCTTTTTGCCTACAACAACACCAAGGCAAAAGGTGAATCAAGTCGAGATGTTTGGCAGAGATTTCGTCGAGATTATTTTAACAGGCGATACATTTGATGATGCATATAACGAGGCGGTAACATGTATGAAACAGGAAAGCCGACGGTTTATTCACCCGTTTGATGATAAAAAAGTCATTGCAGGGCAAGGTACAGTGGCAGTAGAATTGTTAAACGATTGTGAAGAAAAAGTTGATTACGTCTTTGCCAGTATTGGTGGCGGGGGATTAATGGCTGGACTTAGCACTTATATTAAAAGTGTGTCCCAAGATACAAAAATGATCGGTGTAGAACCGACAGGTGCACCAGCTATGGAGAAATCACTGTTTAATAACGAAGTAACGATCTTAAATGATATTGATAAGTTTGTTGATGGAGCTGCTGTTAAAGGTGTCGGTGAAATGACATTTGACATATGTAAACAAAACGTCGATGACATTGTACTCGTTCCCGAAGGTAAAGTATGTACAACTATTTTAGATCTTTATAATGAGCATGCGATTGTTGTTGAACCAGCAGGAGCATTACCAATTGCAGCTTTAGATCAATATAAAGAGCAAATAAAAGGAAAAACAGTTGTTTGTATTATTAGCGGAGGGAATAATGATATCGGCAGAATGCAAGAAATAAAAGAACGTTCTCTTCTATATGAAGGGTTGCTTTATTATTTCATCGTTAATTTTCCGCAACGGGCTGGTGCTCTCCGCGAGTTTTTAGATGAAGTGCTAGGTCCGACGGATGATATTTCCCGGTTTGAGTATACGAAAAAGAATAATAAAGAGGATGGTCCTGCTCTCGTTGGAATTGAATTAAAGAAAAAAGAAGATTATGAAGCACTTATTTTAAGAATGAAGAAAAAAGGTTTTCCTTTTACAGAAGTAAATAAAGATAGTAATTTATTTCACTTGCTCGTGTAA
- the trhA gene encoding PAQR family membrane homeostasis protein TrhA, with product MTYTIREEVANAITHGIGFLLSIPAFVLLIIFSLKTNDPWYVVSFTVFGGSMILLYLFSTLTHSIQHRKAKYVFEILDHAAIYILIAGTYTPFVLIPLRGGLGWILFGVIWTLAIAGIVFKMFFVKKFIILSTLIYIMMGWLVIIAIKPLYEALGTSGFTLLLTGGILYTIGSLFYVWRKIPYHHAIWHIFVLAGSSFMYFCILLYV from the coding sequence ATGACCTACACAATACGTGAAGAAGTTGCAAATGCTATTACACACGGAATTGGCTTTCTTTTAAGTATCCCGGCCTTTGTCTTACTGATCATTTTTTCTCTTAAAACGAACGATCCATGGTATGTAGTCAGCTTTACAGTCTTTGGGGGATCAATGATTTTGCTTTATTTATTTTCTACATTAACCCATAGCATTCAACATCGAAAAGCAAAATATGTTTTTGAAATTCTTGATCACGCTGCCATTTACATATTAATTGCCGGAACATATACACCGTTTGTGTTAATTCCTCTGCGCGGCGGGCTTGGCTGGATTTTATTCGGTGTTATTTGGACTCTTGCAATCGCTGGAATTGTATTTAAAATGTTTTTCGTAAAAAAGTTTATCATCCTATCGACACTTATTTATATTATGATGGGATGGCTTGTCATTATTGCAATTAAACCATTATACGAAGCCCTCGGAACGAGTGGATTTACTTTACTTTTAACAGGTGGGATTTTATATACGATCGGTTCACTATTTTATGTATGGAGAAAGATCCCATACCACCATGCAATTTGGCATATATTCGTATTAGCAGGAAGCTCTTTTATGTATTTTTGCATTTTACTTTATGTGTAA